In Sporomusaceae bacterium FL31, the genomic stretch TTTACTGGACGGGAAGGCAAGTATTAATGCTTTAGCAAAAAATCCTTTTGTTTTTCAACCTGGTTCTCAGGAGCAAACAATGGTGATGAAGTCATTCTATGAAGGGAATGGGATGTTTGAACTGGTATTTTGTGTTAATCCACAAGGGGTCATTCAGACGTCCTGGCCGCCAACAAATTTTGGCGGCAAAACTGACTTTACTGATCGTCAGTGGTTTAAAGATGTTGCTAAAGCTAAGGAAGCCATTATGTCCGATACTTATGTATCAGCTTTTACCAAACAAGCTACGGCACCGATTGTGGCTCCAATTATAGATACACATGGTCAGCTAGTAGGCTACATTGGGGGGAATATTAAGCTTGACAATGTTACCGCACTAGCAAAACAGTTGAATGAGGGAAATACCGGAAAAGCGATTATTTTGGATAAAAAGATGTTTTATCTAACTGACAGCCGGGATGATGAAAAAGCTAAAACTCATGAATTATATAGTGACCCTCAAATAATGAACATCATTCAATCGCAAGCTGCCACGGTTGCAACCATTGATACAAATCTGGTGAGTTATGCGCCTATTGGTGAGACTGGTTGGTCGGTAGTGAAGTTGCAGCAAGCCGCTGAAACGATGGAAAGCGCTGACGATCTCCGGAATCTCATCCTTGGTGTTATTGTCGTTTCGGCGCTGCTGATTGCCGTCATCGGGTTTTCTTATGTAAGGCGTATTTGTCAGCCAGTAACTGATATTACTGCAGTCGCAGAACAAATTGCTCAGGGGCAGCTAGTCAAACCAGTTATTCATTATAGCGGTGAGGATGAATTGCAGCGCCTTATTGCCGCATTCGGTACGATGACGGATACGTTAGATTCCTTACTTCGCAAAACTAGCCAGTCGGCTGCGCTTGTTGCTTCTTCAACGGAATTATTGGCTGCCAATGCTGAGCAGTCAGCGCAAGCATCCAGTCAAATTGCGACTGCCATCAACAGTGTGTCAGAAGGCTCAGAACGACAGATGACTTCGGTGGGAAATACAGTTGCAACAGTTGCTGAAATGTCTAAGGAGTTATCAATTGTGACTGCTAATATTCATTCGGTAACAGCCAAATTTCAACAGACAACCCAAGCCGCAAGTGAGGGCAATAGCGAAATGCTGGCCACTATTGATCAGATGAAAAAAGTAGAAATTACGGTTTCAGATTTGTCTCAGATTATTACGAAACTAGGCAGTCAGTCTCAAACCATCGAACAAATTAGCAGTACCATTGCGGGTATTGCCGATCAAACCAATCTTTTAGCTTTAAATGCCGCTATTGAAGCCGCTCGTGCCGGTGAACAAGGACGTGGATTTGCTGTGGTTGCAGAAGAAGTAAGAAAACTTGCTGAACAATCAGGTGAGTCAGCGCAGCAAATTGCTGAATTAATTCACAGCATTCAAATGGATACACACCAGGCGATAACAGCTATGTCTGAGGGCAACCAGCAGGTAAGGCTGGGCTCTGATCGAGTGAATGCAACGGGTAAAGCCTTTAACTACATCCTAGAGTTAATTGATTTGGCAGCAGCAGAAATTACCCATGTTGCAAACTCCATGCGGCAAATTGAAGCAAAAGATCACGAGATTGTTACCGCTGTTAAGCAAATTGAAGAAATCAGCAAAGAAAATGGCGTTCATACGCAATCCGTTTCTGCGGCTACTGAAGAACAAACAGCAGCTATGCAGGAAATTGCGTTCTCCAGTAAACAATTAGAAACCTCAGTTGAAGAGTTAGGTCAAATCGTAAATCAATTTAAACTATAGATCAGCGACGGAATAAAATAATCATAATTAGCTGAATTGGACAATTGCTTGATTTTTTAGTCAAGCTGCTATTCAGCTGAAATACAGGATTATAGTGCACAAAAAAAGTGCATTGATACATCATAGATCGATATCGCTTGCTGTTGTTATCCTAGGGGGATAATCGGTATGCTCTTTATAGATAAAAATTTTATAGCTTAGACCTATAGAACTCATGCCTGTGTTGTGCAATAATTAAATAACTGAAATATTTTCGATAACTACTAAAAGTACGAATTAAACTTTTGGGAGTGAAATGTAATGCAGCTATTTGTTGCAAGACAACCAATTTTTAACACCTCTCGAAAAGTGATCGCTTATGAATTATTGTTTAGGCATGAGAACCAGCAGGTTTATGACGGTGATGATGGTGACAAAGCCACAGAAGAAGTTATTGTTAATAGTTTTCTTGCCATTGGACTGGATGTATTGACCGGCGGCAAGCCTGCTTTTATCAATTTTACTGATAATGGGCTGAAAAGTGGTATCGCAGAGCTGCTGCCACCAAATTTGTTGGCAGTTGAAATCTTGGAAACCGTTGAGCCAGAAGAGGCTGTACTGGCAGCTTGTAAGAACCTTAAACAACAAGGCTATAGCTTAGTCCTGGATGATTTTGTTTTTCGGCCTGGTTACGAGCCTCTGATTGAGTTAGCGAGTATCATTAAGGTTGATTTTCTGATTACGCCTGCAGGCGAACGAGCAAAGGTACTCCAGCAATTTGGCGGACGCTCAGATTTAAAATTTTTAGCAGAAAAAGTTGAGACTGAACAAGATTTCCAAGAGGCAGTTCGTGTTGGCTATAGCTATTTTCAAGGCTATTTTTTCAGCAAGCCGGTGATTATTGCTCGCAAAAGTATTCCTTTTGCCAGATTGTCAGCTTTTCAGCTATTGAAAGCTGTTAATACCCCTGCTTTGGATTTAAGTCAGGTAGAGGCCATTATTCGGGAAGAAGTAGCCTTTTCCTATCAGCTCTTTAAATACATTAATTCATCGGCTTTTGGCTTCCGGCAGGAGATTAACTCAATCAGACAGGCCTTGGTTCTGCTTGGACAACGCGAGCTGAAGAAATGGTCGTCGCTGATTGCTTTACGTAATATGGGACAAGAAAAGCCTCCTGAATTGTTAGTTGCCAGTTTGCTGCGAGCTCACTTTAGCGAACTGATTGCCCAGCAGCTTAAACTGGGTTCAATGGCGTCTGATGCTTTCTTGACTGGGCTGCTATCGCTGATGGACGCCGTTTTGGATCAGCCAATGGCTGAAATTATCACAGAGTTGCCATTGCAAAAAGAAATCAAAGCAGCACTTATGGGAAATAGCAATGTTTATCGTGACATACTTAATCTTTGTATGGCCTACGAACGTGCTGAGTGGGATGAGATTTTTCGTTGGGCAGACAAATTAAAACTTGATGAATCGGAGCTGCCAGGTTTGATTTTAAGTGCTTTGACTGCCGTCGGAAGTGCCGAGATTTAAAAATGATTAGCGAAAGAAGAATGGTGATTTTGCTATGAAAAAGTTTATTTGCTTAGTCTGTGGTTTTGAGTGGTATAGCGCAAGTACCATTAATACCCCTTGTGAAAGGTGTGGTGGTATGATTGCTGAGGCTGAAGCACAGGATGATACCCATACAACTAGCAGTGAAAAGCCTTCTTCACAATTAAACTAAATAGTTGATTAAAGTAAACTTCTGTGGAATGATGAAAACTTGATGCTTAACTTGTTCTTTATTTAGGTGTTCGTGCAAGGCGACATTTTGCAATATCGGCAAACTTATCGAAAGATAAGGACGCAAAGCCATGGGTCTAACGATCGTATGATACAAGACTGCCAGGTTGCTGTAATGATTTAAATCATATCGGCGATAGGCAGTCTTGTTTTATTTATCATTTAGCGTTGATTTCGAAGGGATGATGTATGGTGGGAGTAAAGCGCTATTTTTTGACTCATGCTGTGCCTGGAATGGTGCTGGCACAAGCTGTTCTACATTCTGATGGACAAGTCTTAGTAGCAGCAGGAACCATTTTAGGTGAGGAGCACATTCAATTGCTCCGGGGCATGGAGATTACTAAAATTGAAATACTGGAAACCGATTGTGATCCGAGACAGGATTTACCGGAATCTTTTACTACATCCTATTATGAGATTGTGAATACTGTTCGACAGACATTTGCGCAGGTACGCTATTTAAACTTACTGCCAATGCAAGAACTTAAGAAAGTGCTGTATTGGTGGAATGAGCCGTGGTTAAGCTCAGCCGGAGTCTTACAATTTCTGAATTTAGTACGCAGCGAAGAAAACTATGTTTTTCAGCATTCT encodes the following:
- the mcpA_3 gene encoding methyl-accepting chemotaxis protein, encoding MIQFKGFKSLLSKMTVIFVIMTVLPAVIIGIVANHKANALLDNSIQNTQAGKALLVASRLDQYLLDGKASINALAKNPFVFQPGSQEQTMVMKSFYEGNGMFELVFCVNPQGVIQTSWPPTNFGGKTDFTDRQWFKDVAKAKEAIMSDTYVSAFTKQATAPIVAPIIDTHGQLVGYIGGNIKLDNVTALAKQLNEGNTGKAIILDKKMFYLTDSRDDEKAKTHELYSDPQIMNIIQSQAATVATIDTNLVSYAPIGETGWSVVKLQQAAETMESADDLRNLILGVIVVSALLIAVIGFSYVRRICQPVTDITAVAEQIAQGQLVKPVIHYSGEDELQRLIAAFGTMTDTLDSLLRKTSQSAALVASSTELLAANAEQSAQASSQIATAINSVSEGSERQMTSVGNTVATVAEMSKELSIVTANIHSVTAKFQQTTQAASEGNSEMLATIDQMKKVEITVSDLSQIITKLGSQSQTIEQISSTIAGIADQTNLLALNAAIEAARAGEQGRGFAVVAEEVRKLAEQSGESAQQIAELIHSIQMDTHQAITAMSEGNQQVRLGSDRVNATGKAFNYILELIDLAAAEITHVANSMRQIEAKDHEIVTAVKQIEEISKENGVHTQSVSAATEEQTAAMQEIAFSSKQLETSVEELGQIVNQFKL
- a CDS encoding diguanylate phosphodiesterase, with amino-acid sequence MQLFVARQPIFNTSRKVIAYELLFRHENQQVYDGDDGDKATEEVIVNSFLAIGLDVLTGGKPAFINFTDNGLKSGIAELLPPNLLAVEILETVEPEEAVLAACKNLKQQGYSLVLDDFVFRPGYEPLIELASIIKVDFLITPAGERAKVLQQFGGRSDLKFLAEKVETEQDFQEAVRVGYSYFQGYFFSKPVIIARKSIPFARLSAFQLLKAVNTPALDLSQVEAIIREEVAFSYQLFKYINSSAFGFRQEINSIRQALVLLGQRELKKWSSLIALRNMGQEKPPELLVASLLRAHFSELIAQQLKLGSMASDAFLTGLLSLMDAVLDQPMAEIITELPLQKEIKAALMGNSNVYRDILNLCMAYERAEWDEIFRWADKLKLDESELPGLILSALTAVGSAEI